The Candidatus Desulfofervidus auxilii DNA segment TACAAGAATAGGAAAAGAGAAACCTCAGGGGAATTAGATTTTGGATGCTGGTGGATGTCCAGAATAGCACCTGGACATACCTTTAGAATCTCATGGATAGAGAATACAGGAGAGTTTTACGCGATAGACCTTATGACTAATGAGATCTACCTCTTTGATATTACCTGCAATACCAGGGAGGAGGCAGAGGCTCATATGGAAGGATGGGCAGAGATACTGGCAAAGAAAAGGTATATTGAGAAGTATTTTCCAGAGATAATTAGTCTAAGTTAATAAAGCCCAGCGTTTACACCAACCCCTTCTCTCTTAAAATTCCCTTTGCTTCCTGACCACTGATTCTAAGGTATACAGCAGTAGTCGTCAAAGCCGAATGTCCCAATAAATCCTGCACAATCGTTACCGGCACTCCTGCTCTTAACAACTCAATTGCTCTTGTGTGCCTGAGTATGTGAGGATGGGCCAGGTCTTTTGGTATATCTGCTTCTTTTGCCCTTTCGTAAAACACCCGCCTGAAGTTGCCCTGGTCAAGCTTAAACACCCTTCCCCTCTGCTCAGGAAACTCAGCCAGATAGGTTGCAATCTCAGAAATCACACTGGCAGGAACAGGAATAATTCTGGTGCTGTTTCTTCTCCTGGAATTATGTCGTTTGAGAGTAACCAGCTTGATCTCCCCATTCCTGAAATCTATATCTGTTCTATCGTCTATACCTAGCACCTCTCCTATCCTTGCACCAGTAAACCTGAGCACCAGGAAGGTCAGCCAGTACCTCCCCCGTATTCTTCCTTTTGCTTTTGTAGGACTTTTATCATACCATTCCTGAAAAACCTGAACCAGAGCATTGGTCTGAATCTCTGTCAGATACTGAATCGGCTTGGTACCTACCAGCGGTAAGGTTTGATA contains these protein-coding regions:
- a CDS encoding tyrosine-type recombinase/integrase, which translates into the protein MAITPYQTLPLVGTKPIQYLTEIQTNALVQVFQEWYDKSPTKAKGRIRGRYWLTFLVLRFTGARIGEVLGIDDRTDIDFRNGEIKLVTLKRHNSRRRNSTRIIPVPASVISEIATYLAEFPEQRGRVFKLDQGNFRRVFYERAKEADIPKDLAHPHILRHTRAIELLRAGVPVTIVQDLLGHSALTTTAVYLRISGQEAKGILREKGLV